One genomic region from Patescibacteria group bacterium encodes:
- a CDS encoding tetratricopeptide repeat protein, translated as MLESKFKIFILISISLVLTTAIFIYFNPAEQVKVSSFNNSVDLIFDSSINNIEVNLSEQERQGITEQIKTLQKKLNDFSSQQGVNLSESYLLLGINYESLGLLDKARQSYLWASQQNPFISVPWSNLGSLYEQVGDYELAKQALKKATEIEPTMVINWSKLIELNRYRLGSNQGAIRELYNKSFLATDHNLDLHHSFARYLENIGSIQDAILEYRFIISKNNKDQIASQELARLTGKIR; from the coding sequence ATGTTGGAAAGTAAATTTAAAATTTTTATATTAATATCAATCAGTTTGGTGTTGACTACTGCTATTTTTATTTATTTTAACCCAGCGGAACAAGTAAAAGTAAGTTCGTTTAATAATTCAGTAGATTTAATTTTTGACAGCAGTATAAATAATATAGAAGTTAATTTATCAGAACAAGAAAGACAAGGTATAACAGAACAAATTAAAACACTGCAAAAAAAATTGAATGATTTTTCTAGTCAGCAAGGAGTTAATTTATCTGAGTCGTATTTATTATTAGGAATTAATTATGAAAGTTTAGGATTATTAGACAAGGCTAGGCAGTCTTATTTATGGGCTTCTCAACAAAACCCTTTTATTTCTGTCCCGTGGAGTAATTTAGGTTCACTTTATGAACAAGTTGGGGACTATGAATTAGCTAAACAAGCTTTAAAAAAAGCCACAGAGATAGAGCCAACTATGGTTATAAATTGGTCTAAATTAATTGAGCTTAATAGATATAGATTAGGTTCTAATCAAGGAGCAATAAGAGAATTGTATAATAAATCTTTTTTAGCTACGGATCATAATTTAGATTTACATCATTCTTTTGCCAGGTATTTGGAAAATATTGGCAGTATCCAAGATGCTATTTTGGAGTATCGTTTTATAATTTCAAAAAATAATAAAGACCAAATTGCCAGTCAAGAATTAGCTAGATTAACTGGAAAAATTAGGTAG
- a CDS encoding four helix bundle protein, protein MPRYDLENRTATFGIAVIKFVKTLSNNTVIRPIISQLIRSATSIGANFCEADDAESKKDLIHKLGICKKEARETKHWLRMLVEAEPKVKESARKLWQEAKELNLIFNSIIIKLKNKEMLKDK, encoded by the coding sequence ATGCCAAGGTATGATTTAGAAAACAGGACAGCTACCTTTGGTATAGCTGTTATAAAGTTTGTTAAAACTTTGTCCAATAATACCGTTATTAGACCTATTATAAGTCAATTAATAAGGTCGGCTACTAGTATCGGAGCTAATTTTTGTGAAGCAGATGATGCTGAGTCTAAAAAAGATTTAATCCATAAGCTTGGTATATGTAAAAAAGAGGCTCGTGAAACTAAACACTGGTTAAGAATGTTGGTGGAAGCCGAACCAAAGGTTAAGGAGTCGGCTCGCAAATTATGGCAAGAAGCTAAGGAATTAAACTTAATCTTTAACTCCATAATAATTAAGCTTAAAAACAAAGAGATGTTAAAAGATAAGTAA
- a CDS encoding RNA polymerase sigma factor, whose protein sequence is MQVSRRIEEEILLFKIRHGDEEAFARVYDKYVDALFRFILFRVKTKEQAQDIVAELFLKLWQHLRNNNNQVDNLRAFLYRMARNLVVDYYRERQEELPLDEAIQVSDEAGGSRYLSPQQQVSLSEIEVAIKKLKPAWQEVIVLAHVEGFKPKEIAKIIGKTPAATRVIIHRALQELKKIIG, encoded by the coding sequence ATGCAAGTATCACGCAGGATTGAAGAAGAAATTCTGCTTTTTAAAATAAGGCACGGTGACGAAGAGGCTTTTGCCCGAGTATACGATAAGTATGTGGACGCTTTGTTCCGCTTTATCTTGTTCCGGGTAAAAACCAAAGAGCAAGCCCAGGATATAGTAGCCGAGTTATTTTTAAAACTGTGGCAGCATTTACGCAACAATAATAATCAAGTGGATAATCTGCGAGCTTTTTTATACCGTATGGCTCGTAACTTAGTAGTAGATTATTATCGCGAGCGTCAAGAAGAATTGCCTTTGGATGAAGCTATTCAAGTAAGTGACGAAGCGGGTGGTAGTCGCTACTTATCTCCTCAACAACAAGTTAGCTTAAGTGAAATAGAAGTTGCTATTAAAAAATTAAAACCAGCTTGGCAGGAGGTTATAGTGCTAGCTCACGTGGAAGGTTTTAAGCCTAAGGAGATTGCTAAAATTATTGGCAAAACTCCAGCCGCCACCAGAGTAATAATCCATCGGGCTTTGCAAGAACTTAAGAAGATAATAGGGTAG
- a CDS encoding excisionase family DNA-binding protein has product MTTLPIIRISISEAARLFGLNQKTIRQAIKLGHINYVVVRGRYKLNFASVLEWSQSSTRRRNIMAKNGLGSYVEQWKITNRKYSPRPPV; this is encoded by the coding sequence ATGACCACTTTACCAATTATACGAATATCCATTAGTGAAGCTGCTCGCCTTTTTGGCCTAAATCAAAAAACCATTCGCCAAGCTATTAAACTGGGACACATAAATTATGTAGTCGTGCGTGGTCGTTATAAACTTAATTTTGCCAGTGTTTTAGAATGGTCCCAATCTTCCACTCGTCGCCGGAATATTATGGCCAAAAACGGTTTAGGGTCTTATGTTGAGCAATGGAAAATTACTAACCGCAAATACTCCCCTCGCCCGCCAGTCTAA
- a CDS encoding S1C family serine protease — protein MTHPTSEKNDNLDYEKEVRSIYRERNSRFFKTPKNDKGRGLAGWGGLIVVVIMSLLAGFIGAIIVVNIWQSSVALPLTDKPVRTTVALSPEFNQQTVGYFSKSVVAVFVARELKKDADLLDQAYLWSESLGQGLVLSSDGWIVTTQAVVSTASKNLVVSTDDGAVHAVEAIVVDPTVPLTYLKVKANNLTATAFANSGGLSLGQTVLAVGKNSQNIVPSFYVRRLSSLTAKGAASRTDLVVSSEVLPDRYLLDQTIPQGMAGMPISNTRGEVLGLLGKWEGEWRAIVPIDSIGAIIDGLFADKQVRRPRLGVAYSQSNWLKTFIPEDIKLAEGAILLTAGKLSAVTAKTPAAAAGFKENDVILTVDNQRLDRLSLSAAIQQYRPGTKIEFTVSRDGKTIKLNATLDELVSKNLIIISE, from the coding sequence ATGACTCATCCAACATCAGAAAAAAATGATAATTTAGATTACGAAAAAGAAGTTCGTAGTATTTATCGCGAACGAAATAGTCGTTTTTTTAAGACGCCTAAAAATGATAAAGGCCGAGGTTTGGCTGGTTGGGGCGGTTTAATTGTTGTGGTGATAATGTCTTTATTAGCCGGGTTTATTGGTGCAATTATTGTGGTAAATATTTGGCAGTCAAGTGTGGCTCTGCCTTTAACCGATAAGCCAGTAAGAACAACGGTAGCTTTATCACCGGAATTTAATCAGCAAACAGTTGGCTATTTTAGTAAATCAGTCGTGGCAGTTTTTGTAGCTCGTGAATTAAAAAAAGACGCCGACTTATTGGATCAGGCTTATTTGTGGTCGGAATCTTTGGGACAAGGATTGGTTTTATCTAGCGATGGTTGGATAGTAACGACTCAGGCAGTAGTTAGTACGGCCAGTAAAAATTTGGTGGTTTCAACTGATGATGGCGCGGTGCATGCCGTGGAAGCTATAGTAGTCGACCCCACCGTACCTTTAACTTACCTTAAAGTTAAAGCTAATAATTTAACAGCGACTGCTTTTGCTAATTCTGGTGGTTTATCTTTAGGGCAAACTGTGTTGGCTGTTGGTAAGAATAGTCAAAATATTGTTCCTTCTTTTTATGTTCGACGTTTATCCAGTTTAACAGCTAAGGGAGCAGCCAGTCGGACTGATTTAGTAGTCTCTTCGGAAGTTTTACCCGATAGATATTTATTGGACCAAACCATACCACAAGGTATGGCTGGTATGCCCATAAGTAATACTCGTGGTGAGGTTTTAGGTTTGCTTGGTAAGTGGGAAGGTGAGTGGCGGGCGATTGTACCTATTGATTCTATTGGTGCTATAATCGACGGTTTATTCGCCGATAAGCAGGTAAGAAGGCCGAGGTTGGGCGTAGCTTATTCACAAAGTAATTGGTTAAAAACTTTTATTCCCGAAGATATAAAATTAGCCGAAGGCGCTATTTTATTAACGGCTGGCAAATTATCAGCTGTAACTGCTAAAACACCAGCAGCAGCGGCTGGTTTTAAAGAAAATGATGTTATTCTGACCGTAGATAATCAGCGTTTAGATAGATTAAGTTTATCAGCGGCTATACAACAGTATCGGCCAGGCACTAAAATTGAATTTACAGTTAGTCGTGATGGAAAAACTATTAAACTTAACGCTACTTTGGATGAATTGGTAAGTAAGAATTTGATAATTATTTCCGAGTAG
- a CDS encoding replication-associated recombination protein A: MLTKRNNSADLWQAALDDLLKKEAPLADRLRPLTWDEFEGQLEVVGPDKLLRRLLEKDEVPSLIFWGPPGTGKTTLARIIASVSQSYFVQMSAVSSGLADLRTEIKQAIDRRKLNSLRTILFVDEIHRWNKAQQDALLPYVENGAITLIGATTENPSFEVISALLSRVRVIVLQSLSADNLKNILKRALVDKERGLGNYKITGVEQAVDYIANLANGDSRLALNVLELAVKSSLKNNQAELTEQVLQQSLQRTHLKYDKNGQEHYNLISALHKSLRGSDANAALYWLARMLEAGGEPLYVARRLVRFASEDIGLADPNALLQAVAAFQAAHQLGMPECNVALAQATVYLAKAPKSNALYKAYLKVQEDVFKTIDDSVPLHLRNAPTKLMKNLGYGKGYKYNPDFKEPVDQDYLPDNLKGKKYLE, from the coding sequence ATGCTAACCAAAAGAAACAATTCAGCTGATTTATGGCAGGCCGCTTTAGACGATTTGTTAAAAAAGGAAGCTCCTTTGGCCGATCGTTTGCGGCCGTTAACCTGGGATGAATTTGAAGGGCAACTGGAAGTAGTTGGACCAGATAAATTATTAAGGCGTTTATTGGAGAAAGACGAAGTACCGTCTTTGATTTTTTGGGGGCCACCGGGCACAGGTAAAACTACTTTGGCTAGAATTATCGCTTCGGTTAGTCAATCGTATTTTGTTCAAATGTCCGCCGTTAGTAGTGGTTTGGCCGATTTGCGCACGGAAATAAAACAGGCCATTGATCGTCGTAAATTAAATAGCCTTCGGACTATCTTATTTGTAGATGAAATACATCGTTGGAATAAAGCCCAACAAGATGCCTTACTGCCTTATGTGGAAAACGGTGCCATAACTTTAATTGGTGCTACCACAGAAAATCCCTCTTTTGAAGTAATTAGCGCTTTGTTGTCTCGAGTTCGGGTAATTGTTTTACAATCTTTGTCAGCTGATAATTTAAAAAATATTTTAAAGCGGGCCCTGGTGGATAAAGAAAGGGGTTTAGGAAATTATAAAATAACTGGTGTCGAACAAGCTGTAGATTATATAGCTAATTTAGCTAACGGTGATTCCCGTTTAGCTTTGAATGTTTTAGAATTAGCTGTTAAATCCAGTTTAAAAAATAACCAAGCAGAATTAACCGAGCAAGTTCTTCAGCAGAGTTTACAGCGCACCCATTTAAAATACGATAAAAACGGACAAGAACATTATAATTTAATATCAGCCCTGCATAAATCCTTAAGAGGTTCCGATGCTAATGCGGCTTTGTATTGGTTAGCTAGAATGCTGGAAGCTGGTGGAGAGCCTTTATATGTGGCTCGTCGATTAGTTAGGTTTGCTTCAGAAGATATTGGTTTAGCCGATCCCAATGCTTTATTGCAGGCCGTGGCCGCTTTTCAAGCGGCGCATCAGTTGGGTATGCCGGAGTGTAATGTGGCCTTGGCCCAAGCTACGGTTTATTTAGCTAAAGCCCCTAAATCTAACGCTTTGTATAAAGCTTATTTAAAAGTACAAGAGGATGTTTTTAAAACAATCGACGATTCCGTGCCCCTTCATTTAAGAAATGCTCCGACTAAATTAATGAAAAATTTGGGTTATGGTAAGGGTTATAAATATAACCCCGATTTTAAAGAGCCGGTGGATCAAGATTATTTGCCAGACAATTTAAAGGGTAAAAAATATTTAGAATAA
- a CDS encoding undecaprenyl-diphosphate phosphatase, giving the protein MTWWHSIILGVVEGITEFLPISSTGHLILVGQWLKLPASEFLKSYEIVIQLGAILAVVVLYWRRLLLNWETIKKLAVAFVPTAVLGLVFYKFIKAYLLGNSLVVLVALFLGGCGLIVFEKIYQTKEIKKIAEDNVSYRQALWIGLAQSLAMVPGVSRAAATIVGGLAVGLPRKTIVEFSFLLAVPTMVAATLWDLLKSDWWLISQQVDVLLIGLVVSFIVALLAIKFLLKYIQNHNFIIFGIYRMILSLLLGYLMFF; this is encoded by the coding sequence ATGACTTGGTGGCATTCTATTATATTGGGCGTGGTAGAGGGTATAACCGAATTTTTACCTATTTCTTCCACTGGACATTTAATACTGGTCGGACAATGGTTAAAATTGCCAGCCAGCGAATTTTTAAAAAGTTATGAAATAGTTATCCAATTAGGAGCTATTTTAGCTGTGGTGGTTTTGTATTGGCGTCGTTTGTTATTGAATTGGGAAACTATTAAAAAATTAGCTGTAGCTTTTGTTCCCACAGCTGTTTTGGGGTTAGTTTTTTATAAGTTTATAAAAGCTTACTTGTTAGGTAATTCTTTGGTGGTGCTGGTAGCTTTATTTTTGGGTGGTTGTGGTTTAATTGTTTTTGAAAAAATTTATCAGACAAAAGAAATTAAAAAAATAGCTGAGGATAATGTATCTTACCGGCAGGCTTTATGGATTGGTTTGGCTCAGTCGCTTGCTATGGTGCCGGGTGTTTCTAGGGCCGCAGCCACAATTGTTGGTGGTTTAGCTGTTGGTTTACCGCGTAAAACAATTGTGGAATTTTCTTTTTTATTAGCTGTGCCAACTATGGTTGCCGCTACTTTGTGGGATTTATTAAAAAGTGATTGGTGGTTGATTAGTCAGCAGGTGGATGTATTGTTAATTGGTTTGGTTGTTTCTTTTATTGTGGCCTTGTTGGCTATTAAATTTTTACTCAAATATATTCAGAATCATAATTTTATTATTTTTGGAATATATCGTATGATTTTGAGTTTGTTATTGGGTTATTTAATGTTTTTTTAA
- a CDS encoding GIY-YIG nuclease family protein encodes MYFVYLLVSLRNSKIYVGCTAELPLIRLEQHNVGSNFWTKQNRPFKLVYYESYYCKKDALHRELFLKSGVGRKFKKLLIEYYSSGYGLIGKAHASGA; translated from the coding sequence ATGTATTTTGTTTATTTGTTAGTAAGTTTAAGGAACAGTAAAATATATGTTGGTTGTACAGCAGAGTTGCCTTTGATTAGATTAGAGCAGCATAACGTAGGTTCAAATTTTTGGACTAAGCAAAATCGTCCCTTTAAATTGGTTTATTATGAGAGTTATTATTGCAAAAAAGACGCTTTGCATAGAGAATTATTTTTAAAATCAGGAGTGGGAAGAAAATTTAAAAAGTTGTTAATAGAATATTATTCATCGGGGTATGGCCTAATTGGTAAGGCGCACGCTTCGGGTGCGTGA
- a CDS encoding beta-galactosidase: protein MKYLKWFFLIILLVIVVGLVRLKTWPKNNQPLLVATFSAEQARYLGLDVFESYEKIIRELKPKQIRLQANWDDIEKQSGQFDFVELDSLISLAKQNNIAVTLAIGRKLPRWPECHDPDWLKNLRPDEVDERLFSMLEQVVAHYQANEAIVRWQLENEPLFTFGNCPVPNWHRLVKEVNLLRRLDSSRPILLTDSGELSAWWETASLADVQGVTLYRVTWNPLTGYFTYPLPAVWYRLKAALASLWVKDIIISELQLEPWAPDGLNNITYEQVQKSMSLARFNNNVNYFYKIGFNEGFVWGIEWWLKADQLGWPEYWQAGLKIFNK from the coding sequence ATGAAATATCTAAAGTGGTTTTTTTTAATTATTTTATTAGTTATAGTGGTTGGTTTAGTAAGGCTGAAGACCTGGCCTAAGAATAATCAGCCGCTTTTGGTAGCGACTTTTTCTGCTGAGCAGGCCCGTTATTTGGGGTTGGATGTTTTTGAATCTTATGAAAAAATAATTAGAGAATTAAAACCTAAACAGATTCGCTTACAAGCTAATTGGGACGATATAGAAAAACAGTCTGGCCAATTTGATTTTGTTGAATTGGACAGTTTGATTAGTCTAGCCAAGCAAAATAATATCGCAGTGACTTTAGCCATTGGTCGTAAATTACCACGTTGGCCGGAATGTCATGATCCTGATTGGTTAAAAAACTTGCGACCGGATGAAGTAGATGAACGTTTGTTTAGTATGTTAGAGCAAGTAGTGGCTCATTATCAGGCTAATGAAGCGATTGTTAGGTGGCAGTTGGAAAATGAACCACTTTTTACTTTTGGTAATTGTCCAGTGCCTAATTGGCATCGTTTGGTTAAAGAAGTTAATTTGCTTAGACGGCTAGATTCTAGTCGTCCGATTTTATTGACTGATTCAGGAGAATTATCGGCCTGGTGGGAAACAGCTAGTTTGGCTGATGTGCAGGGCGTAACTCTTTATCGGGTTACTTGGAATCCTTTAACTGGTTATTTTACTTATCCACTGCCGGCTGTTTGGTATAGGTTAAAAGCGGCTCTAGCTAGTTTATGGGTTAAAGATATTATTATTAGTGAGTTACAGCTAGAACCTTGGGCGCCTGACGGACTTAATAATATAACTTATGAACAAGTGCAAAAATCTATGAGTTTGGCCAGGTTTAATAATAATGTAAATTATTTTTATAAGATTGGTTTTAATGAAGGTTTTGTTTGGGGGATAGAGTGGTGGCTTAAAGCCGATCAATTAGGTTGGCCAGAGTATTGGCAGGCTGGTTTAAAGATTTTTAACAAGTAA
- a CDS encoding DMT family transporter encodes MSWLIWASIGYFFNATALAVDKALLNRQELREPAVYTLLQAILGLLVLVLLPWIVWPSGSAMGLGLIAGFFFALGLWLMFKVLAVGEASRVPAFIGSLSPLFVFAASWLMIGERLSPLALSAFIVLVVGGFFMVGGPGGLRGRSLGLAIGSALAFALSYVFLKITFEQSSFFAGLVLIRLGVFLASLFLLLIPGTWQTFVNSFKSGAKVKFAFIGGQASGALSGLLTSYAISLASVTLVNALQGVQYVFLLIMALVVSFKYPQLFKDEFGGQTAVRKIIGTFAVVVGLWLLSIS; translated from the coding sequence ATGAGTTGGCTAATTTGGGCTTCCATTGGTTATTTTTTTAACGCTACAGCCTTGGCCGTGGATAAAGCTTTGCTTAATCGGCAGGAGCTTAGAGAACCGGCGGTTTATACTTTGTTGCAAGCTATTTTAGGCTTGTTAGTATTGGTTTTGTTGCCTTGGATAGTTTGGCCAAGTGGTTCGGCTATGGGTTTGGGTTTAATAGCTGGTTTCTTTTTTGCTTTGGGTTTATGGTTGATGTTTAAAGTTTTAGCAGTGGGTGAGGCCTCACGGGTGCCGGCTTTTATTGGTAGTTTAAGTCCATTGTTTGTTTTTGCTGCTTCTTGGTTAATGATTGGTGAGCGTTTAAGCCCTTTGGCTTTAAGTGCTTTTATTGTTTTGGTGGTGGGTGGTTTTTTTATGGTGGGTGGTCCGGGCGGTTTGCGCGGACGGTCTTTGGGGTTGGCCATAGGTTCAGCTTTGGCTTTTGCTTTGTCTTATGTTTTTTTAAAGATTACTTTTGAACAAAGTTCTTTTTTTGCGGGTTTAGTGTTGATTCGTTTAGGTGTCTTTTTGGCCAGTTTATTTTTATTATTAATCCCTGGTACTTGGCAAACTTTTGTTAATAGTTTTAAAAGCGGTGCTAAAGTTAAATTTGCTTTTATTGGTGGCCAGGCTTCTGGTGCTTTGTCTGGTTTGTTGACTAGCTATGCCATATCTTTAGCCAGTGTGACTTTGGTAAACGCTTTGCAGGGTGTGCAATATGTTTTTTTATTAATTATGGCTTTAGTGGTTTCTTTTAAATATCCGCAATTATTTAAAGATGAATTTGGTGGCCAAACAGCGGTACGTAAAATAATTGGTACTTTTGCTGTCGTAGTGGGTTTGTGGCTTTTAAGTATTTCTTAA
- a CDS encoding HU family DNA-binding protein, translated as MAKGMSKSQVLANLAETTGHSKKEVVATLEALVSLAYRETKKSGEFTVHGLGKLVKKQRAARMGRNPATGESIKIPAKTVVKFRLAKAAKDAIL; from the coding sequence ATGGCTAAAGGTATGTCTAAATCTCAGGTGTTGGCTAACCTGGCCGAAACAACCGGTCACAGCAAAAAAGAGGTTGTCGCCACCTTGGAAGCTTTGGTTTCTCTCGCTTACCGCGAGACTAAGAAATCAGGCGAGTTTACAGTTCATGGTCTTGGTAAGCTGGTCAAAAAGCAGCGCGCCGCTCGCATGGGCCGCAATCCAGCTACCGGTGAAAGCATAAAAATTCCGGCTAAGACCGTTGTTAAATTCAGGTTGGCTAAAGCCGCTAAGGACGCCATTCTGTAA
- a CDS encoding metal ABC transporter permease, producing MWEILQYPFMQRALIAGLMLALLMASLGIFVVLRQMSFFADGLAHASLASVAIGLIFSWSPLLTALSLSIFFALLVYFVEKYWRLSTDTIIGLIFTGGMSLGVLLISLLPGYQPDLMSFLFGNILAIRQVELWYVLLIGFFIMVFVIYNFRSLILWSLDAETAYVSQKPVRFLQLALYVALALAVVLGIKIMGVILVSALLIVPVASAKVVARSLNQLVVFSLIFAQVVTLAGLVLSYYLDLPSGPTVVLFGVLLFILVLGWSLFNKK from the coding sequence ATGTGGGAAATTTTACAATATCCTTTTATGCAACGGGCCTTGATAGCCGGCTTAATGTTGGCTTTGTTAATGGCTAGTTTAGGTATTTTTGTGGTGCTTAGGCAGATGTCTTTTTTTGCTGATGGTTTGGCTCATGCTTCTTTAGCTAGTGTGGCTATTGGTCTTATTTTTTCCTGGAGTCCTTTATTGACGGCTTTATCTTTGAGTATATTTTTTGCTTTGTTGGTTTATTTTGTGGAAAAGTATTGGCGTTTATCAACCGATACGATTATTGGTTTAATTTTTACTGGTGGGATGTCTTTGGGTGTTTTGCTAATTAGTTTATTGCCGGGTTATCAGCCTGATTTGATGAGTTTTTTATTTGGTAATATTTTAGCTATCCGTCAGGTGGAATTGTGGTATGTTTTATTGATTGGTTTTTTTATAATGGTTTTTGTAATTTACAATTTTCGATCTTTGATTCTATGGTCTTTGGATGCGGAAACAGCCTATGTTTCCCAAAAACCTGTTCGTTTTTTGCAGTTAGCCTTATATGTTGCTTTGGCTTTGGCTGTAGTGTTGGGTATAAAAATTATGGGTGTAATTTTAGTTAGTGCCCTTTTAATAGTTCCTGTGGCCAGTGCTAAAGTGGTGGCCCGTTCTTTGAATCAGTTAGTCGTTTTTAGTTTGATTTTTGCTCAAGTGGTTACTTTGGCTGGTTTAGTTTTATCTTATTATTTAGATTTGCCCAGTGGTCCGACCGTGGTTTTATTCGGTGTTTTGTTATTTATTTTAGTTTTAGGGTGGTCTTTGTTTAATAAAAAATAA
- a CDS encoding metal ABC transporter ATP-binding protein codes for MKPYETNSAINISNLTVILGNQKILDNISFTVTAGAVVAIIGPNGSGKTTLLKAFLGLVPYTGEIKLFGQSPRDFLGQVGYVPQRFSFDRTFPLTVEEFLKFSSPTGKPSRLKHALKEVEMLKYGGKMLGVLSGGQLQRVLIARALLNDPKILFLDEPTAGVDVEGEKDFYQLLAHQNKEHGVTIVMVSHELSMVYAQASQVVCLDKHLICSGVPKQAITPEVLKKLYGGEINLAKHNH; via the coding sequence AAAAATTTTGGATAATATTAGTTTTACGGTAACGGCCGGAGCAGTGGTGGCTATAATCGGGCCCAATGGTTCTGGCAAAACAACTTTATTAAAAGCTTTTTTAGGTTTAGTGCCTTATACTGGAGAAATAAAATTATTTGGTCAATCACCTAGGGATTTTTTAGGCCAGGTTGGTTATGTGCCTCAGCGTTTTTCTTTTGATAGGACGTTCCCTTTAACTGTTGAGGAATTTTTAAAATTTTCTTCGCCGACTGGAAAACCTTCTCGTTTAAAACACGCTCTTAAAGAAGTGGAGATGTTAAAGTATGGTGGTAAAATGTTGGGGGTTTTATCGGGTGGACAATTGCAACGGGTTTTAATAGCTCGGGCTTTGCTTAACGATCCTAAAATTTTATTTTTAGACGAGCCAACGGCCGGTGTGGATGTAGAAGGGGAGAAAGATTTTTATCAATTATTGGCCCATCAAAATAAAGAGCACGGTGTTACTATAGTTATGGTTTCACACGAATTAAGTATGGTTTATGCCCAGGCCAGTCAGGTGGTTTGTTTGGATAAACATTTAATATGCTCGGGAGTTCCTAAGCAGGCAATTACTCCGGAAGTTTTAAAAAAATTATATGGCGGAGAAATAAATTTAGCCAAGCACAATCATTAA